A single window of Modestobacter italicus DNA harbors:
- a CDS encoding carbohydrate ABC transporter permease yields the protein MSRKEKNWWIVAGVLIVIYALFPVAWIVSLSFKAPSDLANGQFLPTDPVSANYEGIFTGAGGDLFLPALRNSFGICLIATLISCILAMFAAYAIARLDFPGKKFILGTALAVAIFPVISIVTPLFNLWRNIGLYDTWPGLIIPYLSLTLPISIWTMSAFFREIPWEMEQAAQVDGATTWQAFRKVIVPLAAPGVFTTAIIAFFIAWNDFIYGISLTSTSASRPVPAALGLFSGASQFEDPTGVIAAAAVIVTIPVVVLVLLFQRRIVAGLTNGAVKG from the coding sequence ATGTCCCGCAAGGAGAAGAACTGGTGGATCGTCGCCGGGGTCCTGATCGTCATCTACGCGCTGTTCCCGGTCGCGTGGATCGTCTCGCTGTCGTTCAAGGCGCCCAGTGACCTGGCCAACGGCCAGTTCCTGCCCACCGACCCCGTGTCGGCGAACTACGAGGGCATCTTCACCGGCGCCGGCGGTGACCTGTTCCTGCCCGCGCTCCGCAACTCCTTCGGCATCTGCCTCATCGCGACGCTGATCTCCTGCATCCTCGCGATGTTCGCCGCCTACGCGATCGCCCGGCTGGACTTCCCGGGCAAGAAGTTCATCCTCGGCACCGCGCTCGCGGTGGCGATCTTCCCGGTCATCTCGATCGTGACGCCGCTGTTCAACCTGTGGCGCAACATCGGGCTCTACGACACCTGGCCCGGGCTGATCATCCCGTACCTGTCGCTGACCCTGCCGATCTCCATCTGGACCATGTCGGCGTTCTTCCGGGAGATCCCCTGGGAGATGGAGCAGGCCGCCCAGGTCGACGGGGCGACGACGTGGCAGGCGTTCCGCAAGGTCATCGTGCCGCTGGCCGCGCCCGGCGTCTTCACCACGGCGATCATCGCGTTCTTCATCGCCTGGAACGACTTCATCTACGGCATCTCGCTGACCTCGACCAGCGCGTCCCGGCCGGTGCCGGCGGCGCTCGGGTTGTTCTCCGGCGCGTCCCAGTTCGAGGACCCCACCGGGGTGATCGCCGCGGCCGCGGTCATCGTCACCATCCCGGTCGTGGTCCTGGTCCTGCTGTTCCAGCGGCGCATCGTCGCCGGCCTCACCAACGGCGCTGTGAAGGGCTGA
- the pgi gene encoding glucose-6-phosphate isomerase, producing the protein MDITATDEWAALVDHHREISARTLRELFAEDPGRAQRLTGSAGDLHLDWSKHRVTDETLRLLVALAEKAGVPGRIEAMFRGDHINATEDRAVLHVALRAPESVPLTVDGQDVTADVHAVLAKMRGFADRVRSGEWKGHTGERITAVVNIGIGGSDLGPAMAYTALADYSDRGITARFVSNIDPTDFFEKTRDLDPATTLFVVCSKTFTTLETLTNATVARDWLLAALGDDSAVAKHFVAVSTNTDAVAEFGIDPENMFAFWDWVGGRYSFTSAVGLSLMVAIGPENYDEMLAGFHAVDEHFRTAPPAENVPLVQGLLNVWYTNFFGAQTHAVLPYSQYLSRLPAYLQQLTMESNGKSVRWDGEPVTTSTGEVYWGEPGTNGQHAFHQLLHQGTSLIPADFIGFGEPNHDIGEMHDLLMANLFAQSAVLAFGRTAEEVAAEGTAAYVVPHKVMPGNRPSTTVLAPKLTPGTLGQLIAFYEHTVFTEGAVWQIDSFDQWGVELGKVMARELGPALTSEEAPEMDQDASTVELVRHYRQLRGRKV; encoded by the coding sequence ATGGACATCACCGCGACCGACGAGTGGGCCGCACTGGTCGACCACCACCGCGAGATCAGCGCCCGGACCCTGCGCGAGCTGTTCGCCGAGGACCCGGGGCGCGCGCAGCGGCTGACCGGCTCTGCCGGTGACCTGCACCTGGACTGGTCCAAGCACCGGGTCACCGACGAGACGCTGCGGCTGCTCGTCGCGCTGGCGGAGAAGGCCGGCGTGCCCGGCCGGATCGAGGCGATGTTCCGCGGCGACCACATCAACGCCACCGAGGACCGGGCCGTGCTGCACGTCGCGCTGCGCGCACCGGAGTCGGTGCCGCTGACCGTCGACGGCCAGGACGTCACCGCCGACGTGCACGCGGTGCTGGCCAAGATGCGCGGCTTCGCCGACCGGGTGCGGTCGGGGGAGTGGAAGGGGCACACCGGCGAGCGCATCACCGCCGTGGTCAACATCGGCATCGGCGGCTCCGACCTCGGCCCGGCGATGGCCTACACCGCGCTGGCCGACTACAGCGACCGCGGGATCACCGCCCGCTTCGTCTCCAACATCGACCCCACCGACTTCTTCGAGAAGACCCGCGACCTCGACCCGGCGACGACGCTGTTCGTCGTCTGCTCCAAGACCTTCACCACGCTGGAGACGCTGACCAACGCCACCGTCGCCCGCGACTGGCTGCTCGCGGCGCTGGGCGACGACTCGGCCGTGGCCAAGCACTTCGTCGCGGTCTCCACGAACACCGACGCGGTCGCCGAGTTCGGCATCGACCCCGAGAACATGTTCGCCTTCTGGGACTGGGTGGGTGGCCGGTACTCGTTCACCTCGGCCGTCGGGCTGTCGCTGATGGTGGCGATCGGGCCGGAGAACTACGACGAGATGCTCGCCGGCTTCCACGCCGTCGACGAGCACTTCCGGACCGCGCCGCCGGCGGAGAACGTCCCGCTGGTGCAGGGCCTGCTCAACGTCTGGTACACGAACTTCTTCGGCGCGCAGACCCACGCCGTCCTGCCCTACAGCCAGTACCTGTCCCGGCTGCCGGCCTACCTGCAGCAGCTGACGATGGAGAGCAACGGCAAGTCCGTCCGCTGGGACGGGGAGCCGGTGACGACGTCGACCGGCGAGGTCTACTGGGGCGAGCCGGGCACCAACGGCCAGCACGCCTTCCACCAGCTGCTGCACCAGGGGACGTCGCTCATCCCGGCGGACTTCATCGGGTTCGGCGAGCCGAACCACGACATCGGCGAGATGCACGACCTGCTGATGGCCAACCTCTTCGCGCAGAGCGCCGTGCTGGCCTTCGGCCGGACCGCCGAGGAGGTGGCCGCCGAGGGGACGGCCGCCTACGTCGTGCCGCACAAGGTGATGCCGGGGAACCGGCCGTCGACGACCGTGCTGGCGCCCAAGCTCACCCCGGGCACGCTGGGCCAGCTGATCGCCTTCTACGAGCACACCGTCTTCACCGAGGGGGCGGTCTGGCAGATCGACTCCTTCGACCAGTGGGGCGTCGAGCTCGGCAAGGTGATGGCCCGCGAGCTGGGGCCGGCGCTGACCAGCGAGGAGGCCCCGGAGATGGACCAGGACGCCTCCACGGTGGAGCTCGTCCGGCACTACCGGCAGCTGCGCGGCCGCAAGGTCTGA
- a CDS encoding helix-turn-helix domain-containing protein, with product MTLLRTQLGNTLRGHRLRQRRTLRDVSGAARVSLGYLSEVERGQKEASSELLASICDALDVELADLLAEVSLEMRLAEPARRPVRPVALAGVGAGRPRCPRRRPGRGRGVRDRRAAGHRGPRRRARPGAGRRRPAGPLRCPGDRRRLPRRLTKDPLAPHASLRSAWGPARGPFQYVTVGRVLLARRHEHRSASTCLTQCDHQGTKCPCLPPDPAPS from the coding sequence ATGACGCTGCTGCGCACACAGCTGGGGAACACCCTGCGGGGTCACCGGCTGCGGCAGCGGCGGACGCTGCGCGACGTCTCGGGCGCGGCCCGGGTCAGCCTGGGCTACCTGTCGGAGGTCGAGCGGGGGCAGAAGGAGGCGTCCTCCGAGCTGCTCGCCTCGATCTGCGACGCCCTCGACGTCGAGCTGGCCGACCTGCTGGCCGAGGTCAGCCTGGAGATGCGGCTGGCCGAGCCGGCCCGCCGCCCGGTGCGCCCGGTCGCGCTCGCCGGGGTCGGCGCCGGCCGTCCCCGGTGCCCCCGACGACGACCCGGCCGCGGCCGCGGAGTCCGAGACCGCCGAGCAGCAGGCCACCGAGGCCCCCGTCGCCGAGCCCGCCCTGGCGCTGGTCGGCGGCGCCCAGCCGGCCCGCTCCGGTGCCCGGGCGACCGGCGCCGTCTGCCTCGCCGCCTGACGAAGGACCCCCTCGCCCCCCACGCCTCGCTCCGCTCGGCGTGGGGCCCTGCGAGGGGGCCGTTCCAGTACGTCACCGTGGGACGGGTGCTGCTCGCGAGGCGACACGAACACCGCTCGGCGTCCACCTGCTTGACCCAGTGCGACCATCAAGGCACAAAGTGTCCATGTCTTCCCCCGGATCCCGCACCCAGCTGA
- a CDS encoding PspA/IM30 family protein, whose translation MPNPFVKLWKYLTASANQQIDQRADPKIQIAQAIEAEQNRHQSLANQAAAVLGNQRQLEMRLNRQLGEVEKLQSSARQALTLADQTRAKGDAAKASEYEQAAQAFATQLVSAEQAMEDLKRSHDEALQAAEQAKGAVETSRMRLQSTLAERTKLMSQLEQAKMQEQVSASLRQVNELSAPGNTPNLGEVRDKIEARYANALGQAELAQNSVEGRMLEVQKATIDVEGASRLAEIRAAMSGGTPAISGNQAAGALEQGTPPVTGLGAETPATQPAERPEQ comes from the coding sequence ATGCCGAACCCGTTCGTGAAGCTGTGGAAGTACCTGACGGCCTCGGCCAACCAGCAGATCGACCAGCGGGCCGACCCGAAGATCCAGATCGCCCAGGCGATCGAGGCGGAGCAGAACCGGCACCAGTCGCTGGCCAACCAGGCGGCAGCGGTCCTGGGCAACCAGCGCCAGCTGGAGATGCGGCTGAACCGCCAGCTCGGGGAGGTCGAGAAGCTGCAGTCCTCGGCGCGCCAGGCGCTGACGCTCGCCGACCAGACCCGGGCCAAGGGCGACGCGGCGAAGGCCTCGGAGTACGAGCAGGCCGCGCAGGCCTTCGCCACCCAGCTGGTCAGTGCCGAGCAGGCGATGGAGGACCTCAAGCGCAGCCACGACGAGGCGCTGCAGGCCGCCGAGCAGGCCAAGGGCGCCGTCGAGACGAGCCGGATGCGGCTGCAGTCGACGTTGGCGGAGCGGACCAAGCTGATGTCCCAGCTGGAGCAGGCGAAGATGCAGGAGCAGGTGTCGGCCTCGCTGCGGCAGGTCAACGAGCTGTCCGCCCCGGGGAACACGCCCAACCTCGGTGAGGTCCGCGACAAGATCGAGGCCCGCTACGCCAACGCGCTCGGCCAGGCCGAGCTGGCGCAGAACTCGGTCGAGGGCCGCATGCTCGAGGTGCAGAAGGCCACGATCGACGTCGAAGGCGCGTCCCGGCTGGCCGAGATCCGCGCTGCCATGAGCGGCGGCACCCCGGCGATCAGCGGCAACCAGGCGGCCGGCGCGCTCGAGCAGGGCACCCCGCCGGTGACCGGCCTGGGCGCCGAGACCCCGGCCACCCAGCCGGCGGAGCGGCCCGAGCAGTAG
- a CDS encoding TetR/AcrR family transcriptional regulator: MSRTRRGLLTGARSAFAERGLKKTTMQHVAAAAGVAKATLYNHFRTKDDVAQALVAFELDRLAALAAELPLTVAVPALAEEVGAHPVLRRLAETEPETLVQMMGLDSERWGDVVLTLASALRISRPEAELVCRWLLGLVLQPGTAPERAAQAAVVTGQLVG; this comes from the coding sequence ATGAGCCGCACCCGCCGCGGCCTGCTCACCGGGGCACGCAGCGCCTTCGCCGAGCGCGGTCTGAAGAAGACGACCATGCAGCACGTCGCCGCTGCCGCCGGCGTCGCGAAGGCCACGCTGTACAACCACTTCCGCACCAAGGACGACGTCGCGCAGGCCCTGGTCGCCTTCGAGCTCGACCGGCTGGCCGCGCTCGCCGCCGAGCTCCCGCTCACCGTCGCAGTGCCCGCGCTGGCCGAGGAGGTCGGCGCGCACCCGGTGCTCCGCCGGCTGGCCGAGACCGAGCCGGAGACCCTGGTGCAGATGATGGGGCTGGACTCCGAGCGGTGGGGTGACGTCGTCCTGACCCTCGCCTCCGCGCTGCGGATCAGCCGCCCCGAGGCCGAGCTGGTCTGCCGGTGGCTGCTGGGCCTGGTGCTGCAGCCGGGCACGGCGCCGGAGCGCGCCGCGCAGGCCGCCGTCGTCACCGGGCAGCTCGTCGGCTGA
- a CDS encoding extracellular solute-binding protein encodes MLAACGSDDGGVPTLTWYTNPDSGGQAELAARCTEAAGGRYRITTSVLPRQAGEQREQLVRRLAANDDSIDIISLDPPFIPEFAQAGFLAPVPDDVAERVTEDVVESAIEGSTWNDELVAVPWWANTQLLWYRKSVAEAAGLDMTQPVTWDQLITAAQDQDKLLGVQGARAESLTVWFNALIESAGGSIIAENSTDPDGIELGLTSDAGVRATEVMRDVSSSGQAGASLSTATEDTTATGFEGPDAGFQVNYPFVWGRALSAVEAGTMEQSVPDDFGWALYPQVDEGTDSAPPYGGINLGVGAFSQHTDLAYEATECITSTENQAYYFTTNGNPASDTTVYDDPEVQKVFPMADTILDSLDQAVPRPQTPYYSEVSGGLQREYHPTSSVDPDSTPQKATDFITAVLQKEQLL; translated from the coding sequence GTGCTGGCCGCGTGCGGGAGTGACGACGGCGGGGTCCCGACGCTCACCTGGTACACCAACCCGGACTCCGGCGGGCAGGCCGAGCTCGCCGCCCGGTGCACCGAGGCCGCGGGCGGCAGGTACCGGATCACCACCTCGGTGCTGCCCCGCCAGGCCGGGGAGCAGCGCGAGCAGCTGGTCCGCCGACTGGCGGCCAACGACGACTCGATCGACATCATCAGCCTGGACCCGCCGTTCATCCCGGAGTTCGCCCAGGCCGGCTTCCTCGCCCCCGTGCCCGACGACGTGGCCGAGCGGGTCACCGAGGACGTGGTGGAGAGCGCCATCGAGGGCTCGACGTGGAACGACGAGCTCGTCGCCGTGCCGTGGTGGGCGAACACCCAGCTGCTCTGGTACCGCAAGTCGGTCGCCGAGGCCGCCGGGCTGGACATGACCCAGCCGGTGACCTGGGACCAGCTGATCACCGCCGCGCAGGACCAGGACAAGCTCCTCGGCGTGCAGGGGGCGCGGGCGGAGTCCCTCACCGTCTGGTTCAACGCGCTCATCGAGTCCGCCGGCGGGTCGATCATCGCCGAGAACTCCACCGACCCGGACGGGATCGAGCTGGGACTCACCTCGGATGCCGGCGTGCGGGCCACCGAGGTCATGCGCGACGTCTCCAGCAGCGGCCAGGCGGGTGCCTCGCTCTCCACCGCGACCGAGGACACCACCGCGACCGGCTTCGAGGGTCCGGACGCCGGCTTCCAGGTCAACTACCCGTTCGTCTGGGGCCGGGCGCTGTCCGCGGTCGAGGCCGGGACGATGGAGCAGTCCGTCCCCGACGACTTCGGCTGGGCGCTGTACCCGCAGGTCGACGAGGGCACCGACAGCGCGCCCCCGTACGGCGGGATCAACCTCGGCGTCGGTGCCTTCAGCCAGCACACCGACCTCGCCTACGAGGCGACCGAGTGCATCACGTCGACCGAGAACCAGGCCTACTACTTCACGACCAACGGCAACCCGGCCTCGGACACCACGGTGTACGACGACCCCGAGGTGCAGAAGGTGTTCCCGATGGCCGACACGATCCTGGACTCGCTGGACCAGGCGGTGCCCCGGCCGCAGACGCCGTACTACAGCGAGGTCTCCGGCGGGCTCCAGCGCGAGTACCACCCGACCAGCTCGGTCGACCCGGACTCGACGCCGCAGAAGGCCACCGACTTCATCACCGCCGTCCTGCAGAAGGAGCAGCTGCTGTGA
- a CDS encoding DUF4032 domain-containing protein: MAARREQCAGSVDRFPEGVVRYLFRPPAAEAAGLLALPWHQPLKDWDPALLLEVPQRGISRHVVRFTVSEGRVYALKEIAEPLARHEYSLLAEFEAEGLPSVSVLGICIDRPDEQDAILVTRYLEYSMSYRYVFSGPRAAHAPDRLLDTLAQLLVRLHLAGVYWGDCSLSNTLFRRDAGAFTAYLVDAETAERYSTLSAGMRAYDVDLARERVGAELMDLQAGELLSPDIDPIEVADGLAGRYEALWDEVTREEVFRVDEQAYRVAERLQRINDLGFDVGEVELVTSPEGARLRVETRVSEPGQQRHELFRLTGLEVQENQARRLLNDLWSYRAFLEQRAGRPVPEAVAGRRWLAEVYQPVLDIVPAELAGRLEPAEVFHEVLEHRWFLSEQAGFDVGTWAAARSYVQHELPRTPAVMTTPSVIADRGTVTAPASD, translated from the coding sequence GTGGCGGCACGCCGCGAGCAGTGCGCGGGCTCGGTCGACCGGTTCCCGGAGGGCGTCGTGCGGTACCTGTTCCGGCCCCCGGCCGCCGAGGCCGCCGGGCTCCTCGCCCTCCCATGGCACCAGCCGCTGAAGGACTGGGACCCCGCCCTGCTGCTCGAGGTGCCCCAGCGCGGCATCTCCCGGCACGTCGTGCGCTTCACCGTGTCCGAGGGGCGGGTGTACGCCCTCAAGGAGATCGCCGAACCGCTGGCCCGGCACGAGTACTCGCTGCTCGCGGAGTTCGAGGCCGAGGGGCTGCCGTCGGTGTCGGTGCTGGGCATCTGCATCGACCGGCCCGACGAGCAGGACGCCATCCTGGTCACCCGGTACCTCGAGTACTCGATGTCCTACCGGTACGTGTTCAGCGGGCCGCGGGCGGCGCACGCACCCGACCGGCTGCTGGACACGCTCGCCCAGCTGCTCGTCCGGCTGCACCTGGCCGGCGTCTACTGGGGCGACTGCTCGCTGTCCAACACCCTCTTCCGCCGCGACGCCGGCGCGTTCACCGCGTACCTGGTCGACGCCGAGACCGCCGAGCGCTACTCGACCCTGTCCGCCGGGATGCGCGCCTACGACGTCGACCTGGCCCGGGAACGGGTCGGCGCCGAGCTGATGGACCTGCAGGCCGGTGAGCTGCTGTCGCCGGACATCGACCCCATCGAGGTCGCCGACGGCCTCGCCGGCCGCTACGAGGCGCTGTGGGACGAGGTCACCCGCGAGGAGGTCTTCCGGGTCGACGAGCAGGCCTACCGGGTGGCCGAGCGCCTGCAGCGGATCAACGACCTCGGCTTCGACGTCGGCGAGGTGGAGCTGGTGACCTCCCCGGAGGGCGCCCGGCTGCGGGTGGAGACCCGGGTGTCCGAGCCGGGGCAGCAGCGCCACGAGCTGTTCCGGCTCACCGGCCTGGAGGTGCAGGAGAACCAGGCCCGGCGGCTGCTCAACGACCTGTGGTCCTACCGGGCCTTCCTCGAGCAGCGGGCCGGCAGGCCGGTGCCCGAGGCGGTGGCCGGACGGCGCTGGCTGGCCGAGGTCTACCAGCCGGTCCTCGACATCGTCCCGGCCGAGCTCGCCGGGCGCCTGGAGCCCGCGGAGGTCTTCCACGAGGTGCTCGAGCACCGCTGGTTCCTCTCCGAGCAGGCCGGCTTCGACGTCGGCACCTGGGCGGCCGCACGCTCCTACGTCCAGCACGAACTGCCCCGCACCCCAGCGGTGATGACCACCCCCTCGGTCATCGCAGATCGCGGGACGGTCACAGCTCCGGCCTCAGATTGA
- the pgsA gene encoding CDP-diacylglycerol--glycerol-3-phosphate 3-phosphatidyltransferase, with protein sequence MSAVVPEGSADPAATPPQSVRLVNLPNALTLFRLAVVPLFALLLLSDGGMDDGRRVWATLFFAGAIITDRYDGMIARRTNQVTEFGKLADPIADKALTGTALLGLSILGLLPWWVTVVILVREVGVTLLRFWVIRHGVIAASRGGKAKTVLQALAIGLYILPLTGVLASLRWWVMAAALVLTVVTGIDYVYRALTLRRTSARALKAAEARRAAAGGDSAPGRTRRDDAA encoded by the coding sequence ATGAGCGCCGTGGTGCCCGAGGGCTCGGCGGACCCGGCGGCGACACCCCCGCAGTCGGTGCGGCTGGTCAACCTGCCCAACGCGCTGACCCTCTTCCGGCTCGCGGTCGTGCCCCTGTTCGCCCTGCTGCTGCTCTCCGACGGCGGCATGGACGACGGGCGGCGGGTCTGGGCCACGCTGTTCTTCGCCGGCGCCATCATCACCGACCGCTACGACGGCATGATCGCCCGCCGGACCAACCAGGTGACCGAGTTCGGGAAGCTCGCCGACCCGATCGCCGACAAGGCGCTCACCGGCACGGCGCTGCTGGGGCTGTCGATCCTCGGCCTGCTGCCCTGGTGGGTCACCGTGGTGATCCTGGTCCGCGAGGTCGGGGTCACCCTGCTGCGGTTCTGGGTCATCCGGCACGGGGTGATCGCCGCCAGCCGCGGCGGCAAGGCCAAGACCGTGCTGCAGGCGCTGGCCATCGGGCTCTACATCCTGCCGCTCACCGGCGTGCTGGCCTCGCTGCGCTGGTGGGTCATGGCGGCCGCCCTGGTGCTCACCGTCGTCACCGGCATCGACTACGTCTACCGGGCACTCACCCTGCGGCGCACCAGCGCGCGGGCCCTGAAGGCCGCTGAGGCCCGTCGAGCGGCGGCCGGCGGTGACAGCGCACCCGGGCGCACCCGCCGGGACGACGCCGCGTGA
- a CDS encoding carbohydrate ABC transporter permease, with the protein MSTTTLPPTEKSAPVSAPRGTTSDRARSERKLGWLLAGPALLVMLLVTAYPILQAVYDSLFDYRLTDPENRSFTGLSNYLVILTDSTWWISIGVTVFITVVTVAVELVLGFALAFVMAKALSAIRPVLRAAILIPYAVITVVSAFAWKFAFAIDTGFVNKWFAWLPGVGGDTDWFGGTWSAIFVVCVAEIWKTTPFISLLLLAGLAQVPEVLQEAAKVDGATWWQRLRKVTLPNMKAAIMVAVLFRTLDAFRVFDSIFVMTAGANNTETVSFLAYRQTISRLEIGLGSAVSVLLFLVVVGIAALFIKGFKVDLAQARGEG; encoded by the coding sequence GTGAGCACCACGACGCTCCCCCCGACGGAGAAGTCGGCACCGGTCTCGGCGCCGCGGGGCACCACCAGCGACCGGGCACGCAGCGAGCGCAAGCTCGGCTGGCTGCTCGCCGGCCCGGCGCTGCTGGTGATGCTGCTGGTCACCGCCTACCCGATCCTGCAGGCGGTCTACGACTCGCTGTTCGACTACCGGCTCACCGACCCGGAGAACCGGTCGTTCACCGGTCTGTCGAACTACCTGGTGATCCTCACCGACAGCACCTGGTGGATCTCGATCGGCGTCACGGTGTTCATCACCGTGGTGACCGTCGCGGTCGAGCTGGTGCTGGGCTTCGCGCTGGCCTTCGTGATGGCGAAGGCGCTCAGCGCCATCCGGCCGGTGCTGCGGGCGGCGATCCTCATCCCGTACGCGGTGATCACCGTGGTGTCGGCCTTCGCCTGGAAGTTCGCGTTCGCGATCGACACCGGTTTCGTGAACAAGTGGTTCGCCTGGCTGCCGGGGGTCGGCGGGGACACGGACTGGTTCGGCGGCACGTGGTCGGCGATCTTCGTCGTCTGCGTCGCCGAGATCTGGAAGACCACCCCGTTCATCTCGCTGCTCCTGCTGGCCGGCCTGGCCCAGGTGCCCGAGGTGCTGCAGGAGGCGGCCAAGGTCGACGGCGCCACCTGGTGGCAGCGGCTGCGCAAGGTGACGCTGCCGAACATGAAGGCCGCGATCATGGTCGCGGTGCTCTTCCGCACCCTCGACGCCTTCCGCGTCTTCGACTCCATCTTCGTGATGACCGCCGGGGCCAACAACACCGAGACGGTGTCGTTCCTGGCCTACCGGCAGACCATCTCCCGGCTGGAGATCGGGCTGGGGTCGGCGGTCTCGGTGCTGCTCTTCCTCGTCGTGGTGGGGATAGCCGCGTTGTTCATCAAGGGCTTCAAGGTCGACCTGGCCCAGGCGAGGGGTGAGGGCTGA
- a CDS encoding CinA family protein encodes MSLPPAEPTTAARVHAGLLARGETVAAAESLTAGLFCATLASVPGASGTLRGGAVVYATDLKTALAGVPADLLAEHGPVSERTAAALAEGIRVRCAATWGVGLTGVAGPDPVDGHAPGRVYLGLSDGLLTVVHELDLPGDRAEVRAGAVQTALLRLLERLDEHPLPAGNHPGRAGVTP; translated from the coding sequence GTGAGCCTGCCACCGGCCGAGCCGACGACCGCGGCACGGGTGCACGCCGGGCTGCTCGCCCGCGGGGAGACCGTGGCCGCGGCCGAGTCGCTCACCGCCGGGCTGTTCTGCGCCACACTGGCCTCCGTGCCCGGCGCCAGCGGCACGCTGCGCGGTGGTGCGGTCGTCTACGCCACCGACCTGAAGACGGCGCTGGCCGGGGTACCGGCCGACCTGCTCGCCGAGCACGGGCCGGTCAGCGAGCGCACCGCCGCGGCGCTCGCCGAGGGCATCCGGGTCCGCTGCGCGGCGACCTGGGGCGTCGGGCTCACCGGCGTCGCCGGCCCCGACCCCGTTGACGGTCACGCCCCCGGCCGGGTCTACCTCGGGCTCAGCGACGGGCTGCTCACCGTCGTCCACGAGCTCGACCTGCCCGGCGACCGCGCCGAGGTGCGCGCCGGCGCGGTGCAGACCGCGCTGCTGCGGCTGCTCGAGCGGCTCGACGAGCACCCGCTGCCGGCCGGGAACCACCCGGGCCGCGCCGGTGTTACGCCATGA
- a CDS encoding ABC transporter ATP-binding protein, with protein sequence MAEIQMSHIVKQYGDGFPAVNDVSLDIADGEFMILVGPSGCGKSTLLRMIVGLEDISSGDMVIGGKRVNDKAPRERNLSMVFQNYALYPHLTVFENIAFPLRLAKMDDAEVRRRVNEAADVLELHEHLERKPANLSGGQRQRVAMGRAIVRQAEAFLFDEPLSNLDAKLRGQMRTEISRLQRRLGITTVYVTHDQTEAMTLGDRVCVLRKGKIQQVASPRELYDQPVNLFVAGFIGSPPMNFLPARLEGRSLSTPFGPVELDEKRAAAVAGRELLLVGIRPEYFEDASLVDEAKRPLGSVFRARVDVTEWLGDQQYAYIPYEAPEEITNQLRALSRELDAEELRTQAIVSIDSTSRIREGREAEFWLDSRKVHVFDPSTGENLTRDAEAGAALTRMAAEDREEQIAESAGGRSTGMGTRDSGGAHAAGAA encoded by the coding sequence ATGGCCGAGATCCAGATGAGCCACATCGTCAAGCAGTACGGCGACGGCTTCCCGGCGGTGAACGACGTGAGCCTGGACATCGCCGACGGGGAGTTCATGATCCTGGTCGGCCCGTCCGGCTGCGGGAAGTCCACGCTGCTGCGGATGATCGTCGGGCTGGAGGACATCAGCAGCGGCGACATGGTCATCGGCGGCAAGCGGGTCAACGACAAGGCCCCGCGGGAGCGCAACCTGTCGATGGTCTTCCAGAACTACGCGCTCTACCCGCACCTCACCGTCTTCGAGAACATCGCCTTCCCGCTGCGGCTGGCGAAGATGGACGACGCCGAGGTGCGGCGCCGGGTCAACGAGGCGGCCGACGTCCTCGAGCTGCACGAGCACCTCGAGCGCAAGCCGGCCAACCTCTCCGGTGGCCAGCGGCAGCGGGTGGCGATGGGCCGGGCCATCGTGCGGCAGGCGGAGGCGTTCCTCTTCGACGAGCCGCTGTCCAACCTCGACGCGAAGCTGCGCGGCCAGATGCGCACGGAGATCTCCCGGCTGCAGCGCCGGCTGGGGATCACCACCGTCTACGTCACCCACGACCAGACCGAGGCGATGACCCTCGGCGACCGGGTCTGCGTGCTGCGCAAGGGCAAGATCCAGCAGGTCGCCTCGCCGCGGGAGCTCTACGACCAGCCGGTCAACCTGTTCGTCGCCGGGTTCATCGGCTCGCCGCCGATGAACTTCCTGCCCGCCCGGCTGGAGGGCCGCTCCCTGTCGACGCCGTTCGGTCCGGTCGAGCTCGACGAGAAGCGGGCCGCCGCGGTGGCCGGGCGGGAGCTGCTGCTGGTCGGCATCCGGCCGGAGTACTTCGAGGACGCCTCGCTGGTCGACGAGGCCAAGCGGCCGCTCGGCTCGGTGTTCCGGGCCCGGGTCGACGTCACCGAGTGGCTGGGTGACCAGCAGTACGCCTACATCCCCTACGAGGCCCCCGAGGAGATCACCAACCAGCTGCGGGCGCTGTCCCGGGAGCTGGACGCCGAGGAGCTGCGCACCCAGGCGATCGTGTCGATCGACTCGACCAGCCGGATCCGGGAGGGCCGCGAGGCCGAGTTCTGGCTGGACAGCCGGAAGGTGCACGTCTTCGACCCGAGCACCGGGGAGAACCTGACCCGGGACGCCGAGGCCGGCGCCGCGCTGACCCGGATGGCGGCGGAGGACCGCGAGGAGCAGATCGCCGAGTCCGCCGGCGGCCGCAGCACCGGCATGGGCACCCGCGACTCCGGCGGCGCCCACGCAGCGGGCGCCGCCTGA